DNA from Aphis gossypii isolate Hap1 chromosome 3, ASM2018417v2, whole genome shotgun sequence:
atgagtAATTCTTTTATcgaacaacactcattattttaaaatctattaacgtttttaaaaatataatacaatttatttacttaatttctaatcaaaataaaataatattttttatcgttaagtttattaggttttaaactttaaaattttaaatacttatactcataaactactcatCTGAATCACGATATTTATGAATCAAAATActctagaaaatattattttatcttcattggaaattaaatagacaaaatatttttaaaaacgttaatagattttgaaataataggtaagtattgtttgataaaagaatcatcctatatttaatctattcaaaatttcatattatttttgtcaaatacATAACGGATTTCATACCATCTACAACAGATAACTTATTTTACTACTCTctgaatttaacaataatattattactcccCCTTCACAAATTCACAATgtgttcattattaataaaaataatattagatgtgtcataatactttttattttatttaatatagagattatcattaataaatgtaatacatagaTGATAAATACATTGGTTATTTACGAagatgcttaaaaattaaaaaaaaaaactatttattaatattcaatagatttattttaccaatatttaattttgatataacttTTACTATCTCAATGtagattatagattattataattagaatacTTTCAGAAAGTTATTagcacttataagttataatttaaaatcaataaaatttccatttaaaagtaaaagttaGGCCAGGTATAACGAATACACAAAAActgatacaattattaaaataaattataatattatataactccaATAAATCcagactatattattttattatttatgtaggtatacataattattaaaaatataaagtacgtaaattgtaaatatttaagtttagtaAAAACATATTGCAGATGTTAATCTACTCGTTAAAAACGAGTACGtacttataattcaatttcattaaaaaaatctagttATACATGTCACGTGAATATAACCACTTATATATAGTCACACCATATCTTCAACATACTTTGGTAGGAAcgtaataataagaattttcaTTAGAAAAGACAAAACTACTAAGtttatgcaaaaataattgtcactaataattaagaatcgtaaaatttagaaactatgataaaaaaaaatactgagatCTCTGATTCGACAATATAATGGACTCATAATGACCTCGGTAGTTCTGATTAGTGATGGGCAGCACCAACTAATAACTAACGAGTAACGACTTAGTCGGTAGTaaacaataagaaaataagtCGGTTATTAACACTGACTAATCACTACCGAATAAAACCAACTAACGAATAATAAACCAACTAatgaatcatttttcatttttctaatgaataaaataaaaataaaatgaataaaagcaGGGGAAATAATGAGTGCCAAAAGGAATCGGCTAGATCCAAAAAATTtagatgttttaatttttttaaacaaaaatttaaaataattagcatagacataatattgctattgtgtttttgtgttttatttaaataaaagataaaatttcattactataaaaagtacttacaatattttttcttgtaaaaatatctaattatgcTAATGAaccattaaatacatttatttattagctttaagataaatatttatttttggtggTAATATCATAAGTTGAAAAATTTCTTCTTTAGTTATTTAGTCGGTTTTCGTTAGTTACCTAAtcgtttttttaagttataagtcGTTAGTCGtttttcaatagttaataGTCATCAGTTGTTTTTTGTTAGTGTTAGTCATTAAGCAGTTTGTTGTTAGTTGGCcatgataatagtaaatttgtaACCAACTGTTAGTCGGTTTTTTggagtaaaatataactattagtcgattatttaaattattcagttgTGCCCATCACTAGTTCTgattaaccatattattatacctaattgatTGTATGTTATAgagaatttaattgatttcatTCGAATGGAAACCTAAATGGTACTATTCTCAGTATCTTCtctaaaaaatgataagaGATTGGATAAccattatgaaaaattgtaatcgcatgtataaaaaatatatgaacaaaTTGCCATGCcatattatgctattttatacataaattatttcgataatatattattattttgaatcgtATTGTACCTATAAGACGAAAACGATTGtacagaaaaataacaattttttttgataattataataaaaaataatgattaaagaatttttaaatgaactaaAATAACGGTTGGcaatgttttcaatatttaatttttttttaattattaagtaaaataaattcatacaaatttgGTTAAAGTATatcctattttttatatatatatataagtactacaataataatggaattaaGTCTTTCGTTTGTGTAAAACGTTTTCCAAACTATTCTTTCATCCGTATTACTTTAGGTGCGCGATACTGGGATGTGACTCACCAGACCCGGCCGAACGAACTTACGAACCAGAATGGTTGCGATTCACAACGCCTTACCGAGAAGACACGGGACTGCCGCGCAAATGTCAGCGATACTCAAGGAATCCAGCTAACAGTTCGGGGTGTGGGCAAAGTGACTTCAACAGAAACACGACGGAATTATGTCATGATGGATGGGTGTTCGAAGATAACGAGAAAACCATCGGAACGGAGgtacataatttgtattttgtttaaaaataattgtaataataaaatgcaatatttgtGGTGCGTGTGTGTATAAACGATCCACTATCAAGTCTATCACATTCGTGGTTCTGAAATTCAGTACATATAGATAATCCTATACTCAAAAAGCAATAATGTGCGACTAAAagcctaatttttaaattgtatattttaaagataggCGTTTATAGGAATTTTTTGGCACACAAAAAATGGAAacgaatacctatttattcgATTGAATAGagctattattaatgattattgatcacataagataaaatagttattgtaatattgtatataattttagtcctgtattttataataaatcaaatgcaTCCAAATTAccgtgttaaaaaatatgttcaactTACATTTAAAGAAGTTTAAGGCAGCAGACAGGGTAAATTAAcgggaatttaatttatcacggGCGGTAAACGTAGTGCAGGATCAGTtagttactataatagtatataaatgtatctatagtaattattaaaatgacatAATCTTAAAACTAACGATAAAATCATGCGATCctaaatacaattacaatacaaacatatttgttgaaaaagaaatttgatgaattattataataacttaatgattatatattataaaatatattacatataaaactcattaatttttattaactatgtaCGGTCAAGGTTTGTTGTctttgaatattgtttaatgcGGTTATCAACATAGGGTGGATAGCCCCCTACATATTATCTAGAATTATTACTtacacccccccccccacaaCCATTAGAAATTACTGAGAACGCACTTCAGGCGAGAGCGTCTAAACGTATTTACGCTACCCCATTTCTCCACGTACCTCaccattcttttttttaaatattagtatgttATACTACTACGTAGTACGTACATTACTACACAATATCATTATGACAGTACTTCAtgaatatcttatttatacCATTGTAGTAATTCTAGTAATgttaatcttaataaaaaaataaataaaaatatacttataccgCGACgtctatattcaatatattatttcatatttttataaaccttTTAACaagggttttaaatttttatcatgttaACGCAGCAAATTTCATAGTCGTCTTTCTTCCCTTACAAATCCATTCATCGAAAGCTTATCACCCCTAACAATTCTAGATAGCCCTCCAAGgagacttaaatataaatggtgtaatgatttattacatgaaaccaataaaaaaaaatgaaaaataaatattaaaaaaaaaaaatgaaaatgaaaatacacaAGACTTAAAACAAGTTGTAAGtgttcttttgttttttaaactcacttattatacttattatgtctacgatatagattgtataatatacaatattaattgttatttataaattaaaatattattttctcctaaaaataaaaaaaccttcAAGCGGCGTCATAGTTAGGCTATTTAGAGTACATACGTGTCATAATGAATTTGcggttgaaatattttaaggaaaaaaatttataatagtaatattacgtagttatattatgtaaattgtaagttatattacatacctatacatagtttttattatttttatcgttaaatcgtaagtaaatcaaaaatatatcaataaataaaatcaatgtatCGACTGttgatttataaaactgttttattgaGATATAAACCATGCCTACATCGCTGTTTCCGCTGGATTtgtctgtataatatgattataattttaatatgataatatatagtcggatcgtataatatattaatatatgtatgtataatatataaatgtaccttATTTgcattatacattacatagtTTGAACTTATGTGTgaagaaaataaatggaaaCTATCGATGGTGGGCACAGTCAACAACTTCGGTCAGTTTATCGGCATACCCGTGTCTGGAATCATCGCAGACAAGTAAGTCCACTAAAACTGTCCAAcctagaattaaaataaacaacgtGATGCATTACCCATAggttatctataattatttcagtattatttatagccCAATAAGtgacttattacttattattcattatttacctaaataaatacaaatatatatatatatatattatatacttagaacgatcaatatgaatattgttatattatacttatatcggAAATTTACAGGTTTGGTCGAAAGTTTGCTATGGTGTTTTGTGCTGTTACATCagcaataatatgtatcattcAATCGTTTTCTGTAAATTACCAGATGTTCTTGATTTTGGAATTGTTGTCTTCTATTGTTTCCAGCGGTGTTTATACAGTCACTTTCGTATTAGGTAAGAACATTTTCAatagatatttagatatttaaaattcgaaatttacaaaaaaaaataagttatgaaCCAATACCTAGTACtcatggtaatttattttatgtataaatatttaaacgccTTACAAGTTAAACGAGTTATATATTGcatgaacaaattttaacaattatttattatttgtttcaacGATTAATTACtcagatattataaatgtatcgaTACTTTAAGCCGAAACTAAAATTTGGAATTatcaattgttaataatttatataaaatgtcaaaatactGTGCTGATAATTGTAACACTTAAATTAGTAACTTTTGTTCTATCAAAACTCATGGCCAAGCCAGAGGAAGCTTAAAAgaatattgaaattgttttccGTTTtggatgttaatttttattaaattcttcaCTTAGAATTGttagtaaaaatgaaaaactttcTTTTACACAGCTAAagcttttcaaaatatgatagaagtacaaaatttattaggtcgataatttattgaatgttctgattcaatgaaatatgtacaaccactaaaaatataatctatatacaatattatacatacagcatattatttttaatcgaattttttttttaagattactTTTAGTAAacgatgattataaattataatattatattattatagttacctCGTtgacacatatttttttttaataagacgaTAAGAAGTAAAACAGATATAACAATAAGTATGATTTAAATGTAACGAATTTGGTTACATCGCGAAATAGTGTAGAAAAAAGTGTTGTACCTAGCCCAAAAAcacatatttgttaaaaataataatttacctttttcgcattaaagataatttctttgaaaaataatatttatgttgtttttttacaatactcCTGATTAAGGTTTGGTTTCAGTGGAAATTTTTTGACGAAACTATTTTTCGTAAAGGTAACGCGTTTTGATCCGTTTGCATAAAATTAGTACGGCCAAACGTggcatataatttatgtttacacataaaaaatagcTTGACGACTTTTTTGCTTTATAtgacatttttgtaattgattAAGTTATGCTCATatcgatattaataaataagtaatgtttaatttgtctataatacatttttttttaagtaaaattcataattttacaaattataaccattttaattaaccaaatacctaataatttaataaaattattgttcaaattGGTTGTGGACTggactgtataataatttagacagTTATTTGTAGAATTAATTTGTCCTTATTATTTAAcggtttacattatatttatattctatagaaaTAGATATTACTTTGTAGTTTGTACCTTGTacggaaaaatgtttttatattataatgtatttgttttaataatacgtttctatttaaaataaatgtttaaaggaAACATTGATAGTCTGTTaatcattgataaattaactttGATTGTCGAAATTAATGaccaacacaaaaaaaataatggtacaATTATAAGatggttaaattatattaactaacaattaaattaaatcgaaagtcggacttaaaaaatatgagtttTAATTCTCTATACTGTCAAAAAAAAGatctgaaatttaattaaactatttaatttttgatatagtctaataaaatataaaaatatccaatcacataatatcatgtatacactatactatTTGAACgtgtattagttattttttgttagattcctatatttataaataaaatgtgtttttaatgaTAGCGATGGAGTTGGTGCTTCCCAATCACCGAGTACTATACTATTCGATTCTGGAATGTTTCTATCCAATAGGTGCCATATTGGTGGCTTTTATTGCCAGCCTAGTGAAAGACTGGAGGCTTTTGTTGCAGATAGCCAACATCCCGGGATTGCTGTTTTTATCATACTTTTGGTTATTATCttggaattaattttatttaacgccgattaatacaatacttatattactgTTACTTTCTTGTACATAGGCTTACCGAAGAATCGATGAGATGGTTGGAAATGCAAGGCAAACACGACAGAGTGATAGATGTCCTTAAGAGAATAGCtggcattaataaaaaatctttgcCTGTACTGCCTTCTAACGTACAAATGGAGGTacctaatagttttaaattttaaatattaaactgacACACTACGTCACTACACGTCATATACATCCATAcacattgaattataattgtactaaTCTTTATCTACATGTGTTCAAACGTAACTGAATGTTACTGATAAATCTTTAATGAATCTGAatgtttaccaaaaaaaaaaaataagaaaaatgcattaagaatattttttacagacGATAAATTATGACGACGAAAACGACGCAAAGTACGTCAATATCTTAAAAGACGTGATCAGGTCtccaacaatattatgtaggctGATCAGGTGTTCACTTGTGTGGTAagatataaagttattttcaaataattctctaaaatatgtaatttataacaaattttaaaccattttaaaattgtctttttAGGGAAGTAATggattaatcataatttttaaagaaataatggctatagttaatattaatttttatggtactggttttatattatattaattgtgtcGGTGATATATGATTGCGTATGTTTTGTTCCTGTTAGTAGCACGATTACGTACAATTTCTCTAAATAGCTctcaaaaagttaaaatatattatacgattgcGTACAAAAATGAGTGCAACATTGCTAACATACTATAGTATTACACTACttagtattcattattttattaataaaaatagtaatattttcaaataaacctAGTAAATTAactgttaaaatgttaagtgaaaatgtgtatttataataattattgtacctattatttaatgggatttatataataaataataataattaaataattaaaactactgaaatgaaaaaaattatggtcaattaaattatgtataatagaataaaaatgtaaattataaataattaaagccTTGATATCGATAACCTGCAAACTGCAATCCTCAACAATTTAGgcattagaaataataatcacaGTAACATTTGTGAAACtgtattaaagataaataataatttcctaaaataagtttcttttttttcaaatttttacaattgtaaACAACGGCAATGTTGCAGTAAGTTTGAGATGGTACAACGTACGCTATCGTAATAGTGAAATAAAGGTCCATACGCAATCGTAATAATGCACCCATTTGTAATGGAACATGAAACATAACAGGTAAAAAATACCCATGGTAACTATTTCCTACACGAAATActataacaaatacaaatttcattccaacaaaacataaaataaacaatcaacTGTAGTTAGtatggttaaaatttatttactttatgttACATCAACAAGCCTTTAGTTCAgtgtttatatagttaaactgtgttattatttttaaaattgtaatttgatatttgttgttattatacatgtttggctttctttagttttttttatatatatttttactgaacCTAATTTCatgttactatattttacatagaatatagatacttaCACGTTCAGAAAGTAacgcattaaattttatctttgtATAGAAAcatattggtttattttaaaatgtgtataaacttatataatatgtaactgttaatttatacacaaaattGTGCGTAAGAACATATCAAGTACCTAAAGgacatatacctaataataaattaaaacatttaaatgtatggatcaacttcattatatttataacaaaggagtaattttatttgcaaCTTGCCATAATGACGAATTTGttaagaaaatacaatttaaatggtcagaagatttacattttttatgaaatacctTAATTAAAGTCTACACTCtacaacatataattttgtatatttataaactataaccacgtattaatcaattaaaagagaagtatattttataatcatcagAGAAActactgatttttttatttaataatatttgtaataaacttataagtaaactttaattaaattatataatattatactatattaaaaataacaacaaacatGCTAATCAAgcaagtataatactataatgtcttattatttctatataactataaactaatccaaatgaaaatattaaaaaagaactcaataaattactattttagattctgaccAACAAAATgctttaaatgtacctatacgtcATACTAAAAAAcccaaaaatccaaaaatctaaaaaaatgtagtaacaCAACTATTTTTGTAGGTATTCAAAATTAGATgacaattacatattataatggttaacaaaaatattaattattttattataattcaaaaaaattattcatatagggtcttaaaactttttcgtgcattatgaattttactatacgctttaatatttttaaaatttgtaaattaatttaaaaatatttcgtagaatgtattattaataaaaataatataatataatgttaatatatattatcattgttataatattgagtactaataatataaataatatattgaatgaaATGTGTTTTCATTTAATCAGCCTTCCATAATATgaatagcaaaataaattagtttaatagcaatattcaaaaatatgttatcatgAAATATACTAGTAACAAAGACTGATAGATCGTTATcgctcagaatcatttttcagatataatgatgtatcaagttttaaatttaacatgtcCATTGCAGTGATATAATTGAAACATACTGTATAATAAGCGGTACCTGTTTACCTTTTTGGTAATACAATTGTCAACATATTAATAAGCATCTAAACATAGgaaatgcaaataaaaatgtcaatgagttttatttaattcattttcgtatagcttaaaaatgattataataacaagGGATAGAGGTCTAACTTACATATCTCAACCctaaaccaatataatatttcaaaatatattactcgCATAGTCGCATGttgaatactatataaaatgtataattaaaaacgatggaataataaattatattatttttacttacgcAGGATAGCGATAACCTTAGTGTATTACGGGCTGTCAATATGCTCAACTGACATCGCAGGGGACAAGTATCTGAACTTCTCGTTGGTCTCATTCGTTGAGATACCAGCCTGCTTGCTGAATTGGTTGATTATGGAAGGGATGTCCCGAAAAATGTCGTTATCTTGCATGTTTATTTTGTGCGGTTTCACCAGTGTCCTATACAATTTAGTTCCGGACTGTAAGTATAgctgaattaaaaattcttattttttttttatatttaatttcaatttacaatatattatatacgtcgtaaatataaaattaaacaacctACTTGGTTCCTAATTATttctaccaaaaataatattttatttagtaaacttaggtttaaacttaaattctaCATCGACTaggtttaaaatacttattacatattataatttaatgataaagtaGTATTATATGATGGTAACTATATAAGGTTACCGATATTGAGTAAATAATGTGAAGTGAATGATGACAATGTTTTGTGTAGTGAAATGGACTTAATATAACAGATGGTTATGAACTTAAAAGAATtcctttttctaaatttatcgtataataatgtcgtgaatagttatagttataatttgtaatgattatttctatttaaataaatttaaatcgattaatatttagtaaattttaagaaccaggtaaaaaaattaagttttaggaaaaaaaaatcttaccattttaaaattaaaagttaaagcaatcacataattaattaatttatatcatatggaTTTATAGAAAACCAagctgaaaaataatttcgtaCAATAGCGAATCTATAAATTgcataggtactattaatgCGTATTATACTTCGTCGATTTTATTAAGtgcacatttatttattttcaaattttaaataattttatactttagatttttgatttctatttattttgtctatttaactaatttctattaattaatttgttttttattattacgtttacaatgccttatattatattattgttagaaGTTACATtaccacattattatttttcatatcgatgtttatttttttttccaaaacagCATTACTTCTGATAAAATTATCGATATTCTTGATTAGTAAACTTGCAATATCCATCGCATTTTGCATAATTTACATGCTAACTGTGGAGATATTCCCAACCAGGATGCGAGCAACCCTGTTATCAGTATGCTCTATGATTGGTCGGATTGGATCCATGTTGGCACCACAGACCACGTTGCTGGTACGTAAAATATACTACTTTACACTAACAACTTTTCTGAAACAGCGATAACTACTCACAACGATCGGATTTGTGAGGCATGTGAACACACGTGTATAACAACATCAAATAAGATATCCTATACctatcttatatatttatatccgtTAGATTCggataattagtaatattaatgcaataattattaccttaaAGTATTATAGATTCTTACATCTAAAATTCAGCTTCTTATTGTTACATTATAGTAACCTCACGTGACATCATACCCATGATAGGGACTTGCACccattattatgtacaatttcataaaaatatcctCAATTACTTAAATTCTCTTATTTAGTATCTTGCTTCTAAATTTCTAATACATTACTAGACAATCTTTCtcgttgttttattaattaaactggccactttatgttgttattttttacactgtaatcaaatataaacataattttgaattttaaagaaaagtaatgtttttcatttcatatCTTCAAAGAGGTATCACCGAACGCTACCTCCCCTCATGTAAACATGaccaactattttttttaatcacatttgcttatattttacatattaatg
Protein-coding regions in this window:
- the LOC114123479 gene encoding solute carrier family 22 member 5-like — translated: MNIDSVLVTVGMGRYQFAGCVLFGFMIMYSNVSPVTYVFTAGDLKYRCAILGCDSPDPAERTYEPEWLRFTTPYREDTGLPRKCQRYSRNPANSSGCGQSDFNRNTTELCHDGWVFEDNEKTIGTEFELMCEENKWKLSMVGTVNNFGQFIGIPVSGIIADKFGRKFAMVFCAVTSAIICIIQSFSVNYQMFLILELLSSIVSSGVYTVTFVLAMELVLPNHRVLYYSILECFYPIGAILVAFIASLVKDWRLLLQIANIPGLLFLSYFWLTEESMRWLEMQGKHDRVIDVLKRIAGINKKSLPVLPSNVQMETINYDDENDAKYVNILKDVIRSPTILCRLIRCSLVWIAITLVYYGLSICSTDIAGDKYLNFSLVSFVEIPACLLNWLIMEGMSRKMSLSCMFILCGFTSVLYNLVPDSLLLIKLSIFLISKLAISIAFCIIYMLTVEIFPTRMRATLLSVCSMIGRIGSMLAPQTTLLAEYFGNYVTMLVFGATALVAAAITITLPESKNIKLPDTVVEAERIGIDRLLPENIENS